In the Arthrobacter sp. 31Y genome, one interval contains:
- the ureE gene encoding urease accessory protein UreE: MIIEKILGNLHEQPNNYAGRHKEKVVLPSALLVKRIQRVTTDHGKELGIRLPTGTGDLRDGDILAVNDHNIIVISVLPTDVLVIGPRSIHEMGVVAHSLGNRHLQAQFFDAASEYGAEVMVCQYDHTVEDYLKSVGVPYDRQERVMPVPFRHAEHSH, encoded by the coding sequence ATGATCATCGAAAAAATCCTGGGCAACCTGCACGAACAACCCAACAACTACGCAGGACGCCACAAAGAAAAAGTCGTCCTCCCCAGCGCCCTGCTCGTCAAACGCATCCAACGCGTCACCACCGACCACGGCAAAGAACTCGGCATTCGCCTCCCCACAGGCACCGGCGACCTCCGCGACGGCGACATCCTCGCCGTCAACGACCACAACATCATCGTCATCTCCGTGCTGCCCACCGACGTCCTCGTGATAGGGCCGCGGAGCATCCACGAAATGGGGGTCGTGGCACACTCGCTCGGCAACCGGCATTTGCAGGCACAGTTCTTCGACGCTGCATCCGAATACGGGGCCGAAGTCATGGTCTGCCAGTATGACCACACTGTCGAGGACTACCTGAAGAGCGTCGGCGTCCCCTACGACAGGCAAGAGCGGGTCATGCCGGTGCCGTTCCGCCATGCTGAGCATTCGCACTAA
- a CDS encoding urease accessory protein UreF, which yields MTSYQLALQQLTDSALPTGAFAHSLGFESYIERELVCDEGSFGVWLSAFVGQQLTYSDGLAIRFLYQGVDVGLLDGVLSAQLLAREVREASLKMGGRLLEIGGEVFPSAELEAYRGLVRVGLASGHQPLAFGVIARSLGVPFEEALSAYLFATVTSLTQNAVRAIPLGQNAGQRVLRQAHDAVAAAVKDVARLCWDDFGAVSPGLEISQMRHERQRARMFMS from the coding sequence ATGACCTCCTATCAGCTTGCTCTTCAACAGTTGACTGACTCCGCGTTGCCTACGGGGGCGTTTGCTCATTCTCTTGGGTTTGAGAGCTATATCGAGCGTGAGCTTGTTTGTGATGAGGGGTCGTTTGGGGTTTGGCTTTCCGCTTTTGTGGGGCAGCAGCTGACTTATTCCGATGGGTTGGCTATTCGCTTTCTTTATCAGGGGGTGGATGTGGGCTTGTTGGATGGGGTGTTGTCTGCTCAGTTGTTGGCTCGGGAGGTTCGGGAGGCTTCACTCAAAATGGGTGGGCGGTTGTTGGAGATTGGTGGGGAAGTGTTCCCGTCGGCGGAGTTGGAGGCTTATCGGGGGCTCGTGAGGGTGGGGTTGGCTTCGGGGCATCAACCGTTGGCTTTTGGGGTGATCGCGCGGTCTTTGGGGGTTCCTTTTGAGGAGGCGCTTTCTGCCTATTTGTTTGCCACGGTGACTTCGCTGACGCAGAACGCCGTGCGGGCCATTCCGCTCGGGCAAAACGCCGGGCAGCGGGTACTTCGGCAGGCGCACGACGCCGTCGCTGCCGCCGTCAAGGATGTAGCACGGCTGTGCTGGGACGACTTCGGAGCCGTCAGCCCTGGCCTCGAAATTTCACAAATGCGGCACGAACGGCAACGCGCCCGCATGTTCATGAGCTAG
- the ureG gene encoding urease accessory protein UreG, giving the protein MTEPIKIGVGGPVGAGKTQLVERITRHMSGDISMAAITNDIYTIEDAKILAANGILPEDRIIGVETGGCPHTAIREDTSMNTAAIEQLKTRHPDLQVIFVESGGDNLSATFSPELVDFSIYIIDVAQGEKIPRKAGQGMIKSDLFIINKTDLAPHVGADLAVMERDSKEFRGNKPFYFTNLKTDEGLDAVLNWIRRDVLMLDLTS; this is encoded by the coding sequence ATGACTGAACCCATCAAAATCGGCGTCGGCGGACCCGTCGGAGCTGGCAAGACACAGCTCGTGGAACGCATCACCCGGCACATGAGCGGCGACATCTCCATGGCCGCCATCACCAACGACATCTACACCATCGAAGACGCCAAAATCCTGGCAGCCAACGGCATCCTGCCCGAAGACCGGATCATCGGCGTCGAAACCGGCGGCTGCCCCCACACCGCCATCCGCGAAGACACGTCCATGAACACCGCAGCCATCGAACAACTCAAGACGAGGCACCCTGATCTGCAAGTCATCTTCGTCGAATCCGGCGGCGACAACCTCTCCGCCACCTTCAGCCCCGAACTCGTCGACTTCTCCATCTACATCATCGACGTAGCCCAAGGCGAAAAAATCCCCCGCAAAGCCGGCCAAGGCATGATCAAGTCCGACCTCTTCATCATCAACAAAACGGACCTGGCACCCCACGTCGGAGCGGACCTCGCAGTCATGGAACGGGACTCCAAGGAATTCCGCGGCAACAAGCCGTTCTACTTCACGAACCTCAAAACGGACGAAGGGTTGGACGCAGTCCTCAACTGGATCCGCCGCGATGTCCTGATGCTCGATCTAACTTCGTGA